A genomic stretch from Oreochromis niloticus isolate F11D_XX linkage group LG11, O_niloticus_UMD_NMBU, whole genome shotgun sequence includes:
- the LOC100694297 gene encoding LOW QUALITY PROTEIN: Krueppel-like factor 10 (The sequence of the model RefSeq protein was modified relative to this genomic sequence to represent the inferred CDS: deleted 1 base in 1 codon) has protein sequence MKSEEHHCHISDVQGESQPTDMGAGDMEAVRALMSMTKHWKSRNFRVRHYRPLSPSSDSSEDDQVTTSSAVLQDSVFCMTPPCSPPHFETTCPGPALALKPHRPTQATSLHKHAAQQSFQCTSVIRHTADGLHCSSNLNRVSKEEEVVQVHMLDSKTDVNCKDGLNSRDSEETVTTQACTEKSPIVVQSRQNLGSLLGSDENKNALQSVPAGDALVSPVPVYCHIVPVSSSSSATLVQNAVTNSHSQQQHLLPAITMVHTPLQLQHKQEGQTASSAQVFLVGGQVAKGPVMLLVPQPPVSPVYIQPAPVTNGGTKFAAIAPAPHRTLSEQRRVPQQPEVARARNHVCPRDNCNKTYFKSSHLKAHMRTHTGEKPYKCKWEGCERRFARSDELSRHRRTHTGEKKFACPMCLSRFMRSDHLAKHARRHLAAMRGRC, from the exons ATGAAGTCTGAGGAGCACCACTGTCACATCTCAGACGTCCAGGGTGAATCCCAGCCAACTGACATGGGTGCAGGTGACATGGAAGCTGTGCGGGCTCTGATGTCCATGACTAAGCACTGGAAGTCAAGAAACTTCAGGGTGAGGCACTACAGACCTCTGTCTCCCTCCTCAGACTCCTCAGAGGACGACCAGGTCACCACCAGTTCTGCTGTGCTGCAGGACTCTGTGTTT TGTATGACACCACCATGCAGCCCACCCCACTTTGAGACGACCTGTCCAGGTCCAGCTCTAGCTCTGAAGCCTCACCGACCTACACAAGCGACGTCTCTGCACAAACACGCTGCTCAGCAGAGCTTCCAGTGCACCAGTGTGATTCGTCACACTGCAGATGGCCTCCACTGCTCCTCCAACCTTAATCGTGTCtcaaaggaggaggaggtcgTTCAGGTTCACATGCTGGACTCTAAAACTGATGTGAACTGTAAAGATGGGCTGAATAGCAGAGACTCTGAGGAGACTGTTACAACACAAGCTTGCACTGAGAAGTCCCCAATTGTTGTTCAGTCCAGACAGAACCTAGGAAGCCTTTTAGGCtcagatgaaaataaaaatgcgcTTCAGTCTGTCCCAGCTGGAGACGCTCTGGTCTCACCTGTGCCTGTCTACTGCCACATTGTTCctgtctcttcttcttcttcggccACTCTTGTGCAGAACGCTGTCACAAACTCGCACAGTCAGCAGCAACACCTACTGCCAGCAATCACCATGGTGCACACgccactgcagctgcagcacaaaCAAGAAGGACAAACGGCTTCTTCTGCTCAGGTCTTCCTTGTAGGGGGTCAGGTGGCAAAGGGTCCCGTCATGCTCCTTGTCCCTCAGCCGCCTGTTTCTCCTGTCTACATTCAACCAGCGCCGGTGACCAATGGTGGAACAAAGTTCGCTGCCATTGCCCCGGCGCCTCATCGCACCTTATCAGAGCAAAGACGTGTCCCACAGCAGCCAGAGGTAGCCCGTGCACGCAATCACGTTTGTCCCCGTGACAACTGCAACAAGACTTACTTCAAGAGCTCTCATCTCAAAGCCCACATGAGGACGCACACGG GTGAGAAACCCTATAAATGCAAGTGGGAGGGCTGTGAGAGGCGTTTCGCTCGCTCCGATGAGCTGTCCCGCCATCGCCGAACCCACacgggagaa aaaaagtttgcctGCCCAATGTGCCTCAGCCGCTTCATGCGTAGCGACCACCTGGCCAAGCATGCCCGAAGACACCTGGCAGCGATGAGGGGACGCTGCTGA
- the LOC100696679 gene encoding antizyme inhibitor 1 isoform X1 produces the protein MKGIADEPQYSVGLLEGGMALCDVIDNHIYEQTLSEKNAFFVADLGVIMRQHVRWRTHMSQIRPYYAVRCNSSPAVIEVLAALGTGFICTNKSELELVQSHGIPSEDIIYSGVCKQVSQIKYAAKNGIDLLVCDNEAELRKISRCHPNAKLLLQVSTEASNPDDDMSMTFGCSLKDCRHLLESAKELGVQVVGVRSHISTSCDDDQVYVHAVSDARCVFDMGEEIGFNMKILDIGGGFSGSEAQLELINTAVMSMVDLYFPPSSGVSIIAEPGNFFVSSAFTLAVNVISKEVVARDPQDQEHDLSPNEEPAFQYTMNEGVYGSFASKLSETLISAPTVHKQNTSLDVPVFSSSLWGPSGDDLDQVVEHCLLPELNIGDWLMFTHAGSYSLGQPLCSSTDSPPPPVYYVISSRDWFEMQDTGVTNEATLKNFSLVPYFLNSCQTEAALSVPA, from the exons ATGAAAGGAATTGCTGATGAACCGCAGTATTCTGTTGGCCTGCTGGAGGGAGGCATGGCCCTCTGTGATGTTATTGACAATCACATTTATGAGCAAACACTG TCTGAGAAGAATGCATTCTTTGTAGCAGATCTGGGAGTCATAATGAGGCAGCATGTTCGCTGGCGGACCCACATGTCCCAGATCAGACCATACTATGCTGTCAGGTGCAATAGCAGCCCAGCTGTGATTGAAGTCCTTGCTGCCCTTGGCACTGGGTTCATATGCACCAACAAG TCTGAACTGGAATTGGTGCAGAGCCATGGTATTCCCTCTGAAGATATCATCTACAGTGGTGTTTGCAAACAAGTTTCCCAGATTAAATATGCTGCTAAAAATGGCATTGACCTCCTGGTGTGTGATAATGAAGCAGAGCTGCGCAAGATTTCTCGCTGCCACCCCAATGCCAA GCTGCTGCTACAGGTGTCAACGGAAGCGTCAAACCCGGACGATGACATGAGCATGACATTTGGCTGTTCGCTCAAGGACTGCAGGCATCTGCTGGAGAGTGCTAAGGAGCTGGGTGTGCAGGTAGTTGGGGTCAG GTCTCACATTTCCACCTCCTGTGACGATGACCAGGTGTATGTTCATGCTGTTTCCGATGCCCGTTGTGTCTTTGATATGGGG GAGGAAATTGGCTTCAACATGAAAATCTTGGACATTGGAGGCGGATTCAGCGGCTCTGAGGCCCAGCTGGAACTG ATTAATACTGCAGTCATGTCTATGGTGGACCTATACTTCCCTCCATCTTCAGGAGTTTCCATCATTGCTGAGCCTGGCAACTTCTTCGTGTCCTCTGCTTTCACACTGGCTGTCAATGTCATCTCCAAGGAGGTGGTGGCACGTGATCCCCAGGACCAGGAGCATG ATCTGTCTCCCAATGAAGAGCCAGCGTTCCAGTACACTATGAACGAAGGAGTGTATGGATCATTTGCCAGCAAACTATCTGAAACACTGATATCTGCCCCAACTGTTCACAAG CAGAACACTTCCCTGGATGTACCGGtgttcagcagcagcttgtggGGTCCCTCTGGAGATGATCTGGACCAGGTAGTGGAGCACTGTCTTTTACCTGAGCTCAACATTGGAGACTGGCTCATGTTCACACATGCTGGCTCCTATAGTCTGGGTCAACCACTGTGCTCCTCCACTGACTCACCACCACCCCCTGTGTACTACGTCATCTCCTCTAGAGACTG GTTTGAGATGCAGGACACTGGTGTTACCAACGAGGCTACACTTAAGAACTTCTCCCTGGTCCCGTACTTCCTCAATTCCTGCCAAACAGAGGCTGCACTGTCTGTCCCAGCTTAG
- the LOC100696679 gene encoding antizyme inhibitor 1 isoform X2, giving the protein MKGIADEPQYSVGLLEGGMALCDVIDNHIYEQTLSEKNAFFVADLGVIMRQHVRWRTHMSQIRPYYAVRCNSSPAVIEVLAALGTGFICTNKSELELVQSHGIPSEDIIYSGVCKQVSQIKYAAKNGIDLLVCDNEAELRKISRCHPNAKLLLQVSTEASNPDDDMSMTFGCSLKDCRHLLESAKELGVQVVGVRSHISTSCDDDQVYVHAVSDARCVFDMGEEIGFNMKILDIGGGFSGSEAQLELINTAVMSMVDLYFPPSSGVSIIAEPGNFFVSSAFTLAVNVISKEVVARDPQDQEHDLSPNEEPAFQYTMNEGVYGSFASKLSETLISAPTVHKNTSLDVPVFSSSLWGPSGDDLDQVVEHCLLPELNIGDWLMFTHAGSYSLGQPLCSSTDSPPPPVYYVISSRDWFEMQDTGVTNEATLKNFSLVPYFLNSCQTEAALSVPA; this is encoded by the exons ATGAAAGGAATTGCTGATGAACCGCAGTATTCTGTTGGCCTGCTGGAGGGAGGCATGGCCCTCTGTGATGTTATTGACAATCACATTTATGAGCAAACACTG TCTGAGAAGAATGCATTCTTTGTAGCAGATCTGGGAGTCATAATGAGGCAGCATGTTCGCTGGCGGACCCACATGTCCCAGATCAGACCATACTATGCTGTCAGGTGCAATAGCAGCCCAGCTGTGATTGAAGTCCTTGCTGCCCTTGGCACTGGGTTCATATGCACCAACAAG TCTGAACTGGAATTGGTGCAGAGCCATGGTATTCCCTCTGAAGATATCATCTACAGTGGTGTTTGCAAACAAGTTTCCCAGATTAAATATGCTGCTAAAAATGGCATTGACCTCCTGGTGTGTGATAATGAAGCAGAGCTGCGCAAGATTTCTCGCTGCCACCCCAATGCCAA GCTGCTGCTACAGGTGTCAACGGAAGCGTCAAACCCGGACGATGACATGAGCATGACATTTGGCTGTTCGCTCAAGGACTGCAGGCATCTGCTGGAGAGTGCTAAGGAGCTGGGTGTGCAGGTAGTTGGGGTCAG GTCTCACATTTCCACCTCCTGTGACGATGACCAGGTGTATGTTCATGCTGTTTCCGATGCCCGTTGTGTCTTTGATATGGGG GAGGAAATTGGCTTCAACATGAAAATCTTGGACATTGGAGGCGGATTCAGCGGCTCTGAGGCCCAGCTGGAACTG ATTAATACTGCAGTCATGTCTATGGTGGACCTATACTTCCCTCCATCTTCAGGAGTTTCCATCATTGCTGAGCCTGGCAACTTCTTCGTGTCCTCTGCTTTCACACTGGCTGTCAATGTCATCTCCAAGGAGGTGGTGGCACGTGATCCCCAGGACCAGGAGCATG ATCTGTCTCCCAATGAAGAGCCAGCGTTCCAGTACACTATGAACGAAGGAGTGTATGGATCATTTGCCAGCAAACTATCTGAAACACTGATATCTGCCCCAACTGTTCACAAG AACACTTCCCTGGATGTACCGGtgttcagcagcagcttgtggGGTCCCTCTGGAGATGATCTGGACCAGGTAGTGGAGCACTGTCTTTTACCTGAGCTCAACATTGGAGACTGGCTCATGTTCACACATGCTGGCTCCTATAGTCTGGGTCAACCACTGTGCTCCTCCACTGACTCACCACCACCCCCTGTGTACTACGTCATCTCCTCTAGAGACTG GTTTGAGATGCAGGACACTGGTGTTACCAACGAGGCTACACTTAAGAACTTCTCCCTGGTCCCGTACTTCCTCAATTCCTGCCAAACAGAGGCTGCACTGTCTGTCCCAGCTTAG